One window from the genome of Paramisgurnus dabryanus chromosome 20, PD_genome_1.1, whole genome shotgun sequence encodes:
- the LOC135731808 gene encoding uncharacterized protein isoform X1 yields the protein MASSYMKRLYANDRFIIHQDTDCWTSELIHCVGLECILEVLYGTQVLEDLRLLKDCKPASVSNWSFDENCHFCCLRREKVKDHVVALNKQIVESGGKPLLGKDSSNISRLERQSEEFLNAVLHRKEYTPRIPDPHIPVVACKIVQQMITLLTTFYTSKNHCSQDSLENDENKDQSLLKSICVMSDAAASQTLVNDKVIMTDQDGPLDLSMKKIKIENTEQDGVLDLSTKKNCNNGHTSLRNSYANVSTAAHSVKRGSVDLSLARVRDVQSASTLEDFMSKLCMHHQRQIVDALGFLQTEVKTVASSSHSQAPAPTLSDRQVITGCSRVSEIKQSERTCSVDAAGTEEQYVFRTAKKESEEVLNADVSSIVPEKPEDLCETGAGSLLPSTCRAGIECENVNSTSKSQRHLVMKKTSSDTLEAKQLSESCFQQVGTDSEKTCPYKAERRLPVCTAEPDLGPEYVDKRSPAQNRDGVLKPSTVERTSDVVFPICPRTARKSRKASGSFLREKNGSSSYVVIDPDSHCDLVFVKKTITECQPPSRNRLHPRQNARKSTRGHKYVEEYLELKTVRTLAPKSVSDACLARIPDVHSSVAPRQSFSKPVSVPLMSAPFTGDCVKDVVQKLSTDQMIDNEMQGDVVKVTSQGLIVETSQTGKTESHDQIPHEPASEQMELSVQQDVMIEDVSCAPYTVQTCNMDKDMTEVKNSSVESVELVRTVECDSQIDHSLKQLICGSESECQDKSVDLPLLSSVSPNTTKDDSTNELNVEPRKEDAVEMATNNEVDKSLQEQVPRDIEENHETVNCFNVPDENQGDSGVSGVKEVSTVEKCVEKMDMEKMNVAPPINTPKDLHAKTAVSSDRCLRSRDSKGSVDTTKDFKCAVEHVDLKMTTHANVDSPEPHLVKQPLKSIETIVHPEGEHDLKPSDTLESDSKPSSSHDDHNQVKTRLNQSSSPTAVENDEPQNLQKNGEELPSVVPPEVVPEVLGITSTNKSEKPHKLNKQNTEKMPLRSQKSEIELSVNKDVCSPIKKSSPSSESMLLRSRSNTERPLRSELNNLIPADNLKKQALVPFRNRSSTSEQATKSDVVSSSSPSVMRMPLRNKSSSTIKQTSGSPVKRLICQQPISLQSSESSGHMPLRSSAEQLPSNKSVAVDAPTSPGRMSLRRGSISSTEKPCGSATLLSRTICPPRQPKASVSSSVERSPLRSKIKIENAEAQIQDSFNLSDQLLSIAGIQMTEPVLCRPPKFLEALRAREHQQLISNLNTKFDKMHKGWVQMDKEAQPVPKPKNKADRLKEIWKSKRRIRKSRPSEQQKFSPVQMLFMKPFDLPSICRWFLQSTETQSLVIVKKVNTRLPSETQLCFHTSTAGSGSAHGIFPSLQAERLKKHLKKFAIASPVKNNPKNQRLISKALGQDISVLRSKEKTEPKTATRISTKAQSLAGVTAAQSTENLGAVTGSSKNPASARIIKKYSNMREKLQVQQIKKRKEKTFRVTRLKPSIITKKAAKRKLPTHKESKSAIVQSVKSLSKKAKTNSTVKERTLKKTLSRKSGTSPKKSQPLGKVTKAEAERVSTSEKVKGKTGTDKTKQTKASGTKVDVKKSALHRGSDSLEAQSLDTDMKPLSMEDPVLTRSQRKMESTPSQIGSPKSSKKRSLEQCVTPSKRTRTSKP from the exons ATGGCGAGTTCGTACATGAAGAGGTTATACGCGAATGATAGGTTTATAATTCATCAGGACACCGACTGTTGGACGTCTGAACTCATTCACTGTGTGG GTCTCGAGTGTATTTTGGAAGTGTTGTATGGGACACAAGTTCTAGAGGATCTCAGGCTATTAAAAG ATTGTAAGCCTGCAAGTGTGTCAAATTGGTCATTTGATGAAAATTGTCATTTCTGCTGCTTAAGACGAGAAAAAGTGAAG GACCATGTAGTTGCACTGAACAAACAAATAGTGGAAAGTGGAGGCAAACCTTTACTAGGTAAAGATTCATCCAATATCAGCAGACTTGAAAGACAGTCGGAGGAGTTTCTGAATGCTGTACTACACAGGAAAG AATACACACCGAGGATTCCAGATCCGCACATTCCTGTGGTGGCTTGTAAAATTGTGCAGCAAATGATAACTCTGTTAACTACATTTTATACCTCAAAAAACCACTGCTCTCAGGACTCTCTTGAAAATGATGAGAACAAGGACCAAAGTCTTCTGAAATCCATCTGTGTTATGTCCGATGCTGCTGCTTCTCAAACGTTGGTCAATGACAAGGTTATCATGACAGACCAGGACGGCCCACTGGACCTCTCAATGAAGAAGATCAAAATAGAGAACACTGAACAAG ATGGTGTTCTTGACCTTTCAACTAAGAAGAATTGCAACAACGGACACACATCTCTCAGGAATTCTTATGCCAATGTCAGTACGGCTGCTCATTCGGTCAAAAG GGGTTCTGTTGACCTGAGTCTCGCCCGAGTCCGTGATGTTCAGTCAGCCTCTACCTTGGAAGACTTCATGTCTAAACTTTGTATGCATCACCAGCGTCAAATAGTTGATGCATTGGGCTTCTTACAAACCGAAGTCAAGACTGTCGCTTCTTCCAGCCATTCTCAAGCACCTGCTCCAACGCTTTCAGACAGACAGGTGATCACCGGCTGCAGTCGTGTCTCTGAGATTAAGCAGTCTGAGAGAACGTGCTCTGTGGATGCTGCTGGAACTGAAGAACAATATGTTTTTAGGACTGCCAAAAAGGAGAGCGAAGAGGTTTTGAATGCTGATGTTTCCAGTATTGTCCCCGAAAAGCCAGAGGATCTTTGCGAGACAGGTGCTGGAAGTTTACTGCCTTCCACTTGTAGAGCAGGCATTGAGTGTGAAAATGTAAATAGTACTTCTAAATCTCAAAGACATTTAGTCATGAAAAAAACATCATCTGATACCCTGGAAGCGAAGCAATTGTCAGAATCCTGCTTTCAGCAAGTAGGTACTGACAGTGAGAAGACATGCCCCTACAAAGCCGAGAGACGCTTACCAGTGTGTACTGCTGAGCCCGATCTGGGTCCAGAGTACGTTGACAAGCGCTCTCCTGCACAAAACAGAGATGGTGTTTTAAAGCCATCTACAGTTGAAAGGACGTCTGATGTGGTTTTTCCAATATGTCCGAGAACAGCCAGGAAAAGCAGAAAAGCTTCTGGGTCTTTCCTTCGAGAAAAGAACGGCTCTTCAAGTTATGTTGTAATTGATCCAGATAGCCATTGTGACTTggtgtttgttaaaaaaacaataaccgAATGCCAGCCTCCATCTCGCAATCGGCTACATCCACGACAAAATGCTCGGAAGAGCACAAGGGGGCACAAGTATGTTGAGGAGTACTTGGAGCTAAAAACCGTCCGTACGTTAGCACCTAAATCTGTCAGTGATGCTTGTCTGGCTCGGATACCAGATGTGCATAGCTCAGTCGCTCCGAGGCAGTCCTTTTCCAAGCCTGTGAGTGTTCCTCTCATGAGTGCGCCATTCACAGGTGATTGCGTGAAAGATGTTGTTCAGAAATTATCAACAGACCAGATGATCGACAATGAAATGCAAGGGGATGTTGTAAAAGTAACAAGTCAAGGTTTGATTGTTGAAACCAGCCAGACAGGTAAAACTGAGAGTCATGACCAAATTCCACATGAACCTGCAAGTGAACAGATGGAGTTAAGTGTGCAACAAGATGTAATGATAGAGGATGTCAGTTGTGCTCCCTATACAGTTCAAACATGCAACATGGACAAAGACATGACGGAAGTCAAAAATTCATCGGTGGAATCGGTGGAACTGGTACGGACAGTAGAGTGTGATTCCCAAATTGATCATTCGTTAAAACAACTAATATGTGGTTCGGAAAGTGAGTGTCAGGATAAATCTGTGGACTTGCCATTGCTAAGCTCAGTATCACCTAATACAACCAAAGATGACTCTactaatgaattaaatgtagaACCAAGAAAGGAAGATGCAGTGGAAATGGCGACAAATAATGAAGTGGACAAAAGTCTTCAAGAGCAGGTTCCACGTGACATTGAAGAAAATCATGAAACAGTGAATTGTTTTAATGTACCAGATGAGAATCAAGGGGATTCAGGGGTGTCCGGTGTAAAGGAAGTCTCTACTGTAGAAAAATGTGTGGAGAAGATGGATATGGAGAAGATGAATGTGGCTCCACCAATAAATACCCCAAAAGATTTGCATGCAAAAACGGCGGTGTCCTCAGACAGGTGCTTGCGTAGTAGAGATTCAAAGGGGAGTGTTGATACCACAAAAGACTTCAAGTGTGCTGTTGAACATGTTGACCTGAAGATGACAACACATGCCAATGTAGATAGCCCTGAGCCACATCTGGTAAAACAACCTTTGAAATCAATTGAAACAATTGTGCATCCTGAGGGGGAGCATGATTTAAAACCATCAGACACACTTGAATCGGATTCCAAACCTAGTAGCAGCCATGATGACCATAATCAGGTCAAAACGAGACTGAACCAATCGTCATCTCCAACTGCAGTGGAGAACGATGAGCCTCAAAACCTCCAAAAGAATGGTGAAGAGTTACCTAGCGTTGTCCCACCTGAGGTTGTTCCGGAGGTTTTAGGTATCACCTCCACTAACAAAAGTGAGAAACCACACAAACTGAACAAacaaaacactgaaaaaatgcCACTTAGAAGTCAGAAGTCAGAAATTGAACTTTCTGTAAATAAAGACGTATGTTCACCCATTAAAAAGTCTTCGCCAAGCTCTGAAAGTATGCTTTTAAGAAGTAGAAGTAATACTGAACGACCCCTAAGAAGCGAATTGAACAATCTGATCCCTGCAGATAATTTGAAGAAGCAAGCGCTTGTGCCTTTCAGAAACCGTAGCAGTACCAGTGAACAAGCAACTAAAAGTGATGTAGTTTCTTCGTCTTCCCCGAGTGTCATGCGTATGCCTTTGAGAAACAAGAGTAGCAGTACGATTAAACAGACCAGCGGTTCCCCTGTAAAACGTTTAATCTGTCAACAACCTATCAGTTTACAATCCAGCGAATCTAGTGGGCACATGCCTTTAAGATCAAGTGCAGAACAACTCCCTTCCAACAAATCTGTTGCGGTAGATGCACCAACGAGTCCTGGACGCATGTCACTAAGAAGAGGGAGCATATCCAGTACCGAAAAGCCTTGTGGATCGGCAACACTGCTTAGCAGGACTATATGCCCTCCGAGGCAACCAAAGGCTTCTGTATCCTCGAGTGTTGAACGTAGCCCCTTGAgatcaaaaattaaaattgagaATGCGGAGGCACAAATACAAGATTCTTTCAATCTGTCTGACCAATTGCTGTCTATAGCAGGTATTCAAATGACTGAACCTGTCCTTTGTAGGCCCCCGAAGTTTTTGGAGGCACTTAGAGCGAGAGAACATCAGCAGTTAATTTCTaatttaaatacaaagtttgaCAAAATGCACAAAGGTTGGGTTCAAATGGATAAAGAGGCTCAGCCTGTACCAAAACCAAAAAACAAGGCCGACAGGCTGAAAGAAATCTGGAAAAGCAAACGTAGAATACGCAAGTCGAGACCATCAGAACAACAGAAATTCTCACCTGTGCAAATGCTATTCATGAAGCCCTTTGACCTGCCCAGTATCTGCAGGTGGTTCTTGCAGTCCACTGAAACCCAATCGCTTGTCATTGTTAAAAAGGTCAACACTAGACTTCCTTCTGAAACACAGTTGTGTTTTCACACCTCGACAGCAGGATCGGGGTCCGCTCATGGGATATTTCCCAGTCTGCAGGCCGAACGGCTAAAAAAGCACTTGAAGAAGTTTGCCATTGCGTCACCTGTGAAAAATAACCCCAAGAACCAGAGGCTTATATCAAAAGCTTTAGGTCAGGATATCTCTGTGCTCAGGAGTAAAGAAAAAACGGAACCAAAAACTGCCACACGAATTTCGACGAAGGCACAGAGTCTTGCTGGAGTGACGGCGGCGCAATCCACCGAGAACCTTGGCGCAGTCACAGGCAGTTCGAAAAACCCGGCAAGCGCTAGAATTATCAAAAAATATTCAAACATGCGTGAGAAACTTCAGGTTCAGCAAATCAAGAAACGTAAAGAAAAAACATTCAGAGTTACTCGGTTGAAACCGTCGATAATAACAAAGAAAGCTGCCAAACGAAAATTGCCGACACATAAAGAGTCAAAGTCTGCGATAGTTCAGAGTGTCAAATCCTTGAgcaaaaaagcaaaaacaaacTCTACAGTTAAAGAACGGACTTTGAAAAAAACCCTGAGTCGCAAAAGTGGTACTTCACCAAAGAAGTCGCAGCCACTCGGCAAAGTGACAAAAGCAGAGGCCGAACGTGTCTCGACAAGTGAAAAAGTAAAGGGCAAAACTGGAACTgataaaacaaagcaaacaaAAGCGAGTGGGACTAAAGTTGATGTAAAAAAGTCTGCGCTTCATAGAGGCTCTGATAGTTTAGAAGCACAGTCTCTAGATACTGACATGAAGCCTCTGTCAATGGAAGACCCAGTGTTAACTAGGTCTCAAAGAAAGATGGAATCCACACCTTCGCAGATTGGATCTCCGAAATCCTCTAAAAAGCGAAGCTTGGAACAGTGCGTCACCCCATCCAAACGTACAAGGACCTCAAAGCCATGA
- the LOC135731808 gene encoding uncharacterized protein isoform X3, with amino-acid sequence MLYYTGKDSLENDENKDQSLLKSICVMSDAAASQTLVNDKVIMTDQDGPLDLSMKKIKIENTEQDGVLDLSTKKNCNNGHTSLRNSYANVSTAAHSVKRGSVDLSLARVRDVQSASTLEDFMSKLCMHHQRQIVDALGFLQTEVKTVASSSHSQAPAPTLSDRQVITGCSRVSEIKQSERTCSVDAAGTEEQYVFRTAKKESEEVLNADVSSIVPEKPEDLCETGAGSLLPSTCRAGIECENVNSTSKSQRHLVMKKTSSDTLEAKQLSESCFQQVGTDSEKTCPYKAERRLPVCTAEPDLGPEYVDKRSPAQNRDGVLKPSTVERTSDVVFPICPRTARKSRKASGSFLREKNGSSSYVVIDPDSHCDLVFVKKTITECQPPSRNRLHPRQNARKSTRGHKYVEEYLELKTVRTLAPKSVSDACLARIPDVHSSVAPRQSFSKPVSVPLMSAPFTGDCVKDVVQKLSTDQMIDNEMQGDVVKVTSQGLIVETSQTGKTESHDQIPHEPASEQMELSVQQDVMIEDVSCAPYTVQTCNMDKDMTEVKNSSVESVELVRTVECDSQIDHSLKQLICGSESECQDKSVDLPLLSSVSPNTTKDDSTNELNVEPRKEDAVEMATNNEVDKSLQEQVPRDIEENHETVNCFNVPDENQGDSGVSGVKEVSTVEKCVEKMDMEKMNVAPPINTPKDLHAKTAVSSDRCLRSRDSKGSVDTTKDFKCAVEHVDLKMTTHANVDSPEPHLVKQPLKSIETIVHPEGEHDLKPSDTLESDSKPSSSHDDHNQVKTRLNQSSSPTAVENDEPQNLQKNGEELPSVVPPEVVPEVLGITSTNKSEKPHKLNKQNTEKMPLRSQKSEIELSVNKDVCSPIKKSSPSSESMLLRSRSNTERPLRSELNNLIPADNLKKQALVPFRNRSSTSEQATKSDVVSSSSPSVMRMPLRNKSSSTIKQTSGSPVKRLICQQPISLQSSESSGHMPLRSSAEQLPSNKSVAVDAPTSPGRMSLRRGSISSTEKPCGSATLLSRTICPPRQPKASVSSSVERSPLRSKIKIENAEAQIQDSFNLSDQLLSIAGIQMTEPVLCRPPKFLEALRAREHQQLISNLNTKFDKMHKGWVQMDKEAQPVPKPKNKADRLKEIWKSKRRIRKSRPSEQQKFSPVQMLFMKPFDLPSICRWFLQSTETQSLVIVKKVNTRLPSETQLCFHTSTAGSGSAHGIFPSLQAERLKKHLKKFAIASPVKNNPKNQRLISKALGQDISVLRSKEKTEPKTATRISTKAQSLAGVTAAQSTENLGAVTGSSKNPASARIIKKYSNMREKLQVQQIKKRKEKTFRVTRLKPSIITKKAAKRKLPTHKESKSAIVQSVKSLSKKAKTNSTVKERTLKKTLSRKSGTSPKKSQPLGKVTKAEAERVSTSEKVKGKTGTDKTKQTKASGTKVDVKKSALHRGSDSLEAQSLDTDMKPLSMEDPVLTRSQRKMESTPSQIGSPKSSKKRSLEQCVTPSKRTRTSKP; translated from the exons ATGCTGTACTACACAGGAAAG GACTCTCTTGAAAATGATGAGAACAAGGACCAAAGTCTTCTGAAATCCATCTGTGTTATGTCCGATGCTGCTGCTTCTCAAACGTTGGTCAATGACAAGGTTATCATGACAGACCAGGACGGCCCACTGGACCTCTCAATGAAGAAGATCAAAATAGAGAACACTGAACAAG ATGGTGTTCTTGACCTTTCAACTAAGAAGAATTGCAACAACGGACACACATCTCTCAGGAATTCTTATGCCAATGTCAGTACGGCTGCTCATTCGGTCAAAAG GGGTTCTGTTGACCTGAGTCTCGCCCGAGTCCGTGATGTTCAGTCAGCCTCTACCTTGGAAGACTTCATGTCTAAACTTTGTATGCATCACCAGCGTCAAATAGTTGATGCATTGGGCTTCTTACAAACCGAAGTCAAGACTGTCGCTTCTTCCAGCCATTCTCAAGCACCTGCTCCAACGCTTTCAGACAGACAGGTGATCACCGGCTGCAGTCGTGTCTCTGAGATTAAGCAGTCTGAGAGAACGTGCTCTGTGGATGCTGCTGGAACTGAAGAACAATATGTTTTTAGGACTGCCAAAAAGGAGAGCGAAGAGGTTTTGAATGCTGATGTTTCCAGTATTGTCCCCGAAAAGCCAGAGGATCTTTGCGAGACAGGTGCTGGAAGTTTACTGCCTTCCACTTGTAGAGCAGGCATTGAGTGTGAAAATGTAAATAGTACTTCTAAATCTCAAAGACATTTAGTCATGAAAAAAACATCATCTGATACCCTGGAAGCGAAGCAATTGTCAGAATCCTGCTTTCAGCAAGTAGGTACTGACAGTGAGAAGACATGCCCCTACAAAGCCGAGAGACGCTTACCAGTGTGTACTGCTGAGCCCGATCTGGGTCCAGAGTACGTTGACAAGCGCTCTCCTGCACAAAACAGAGATGGTGTTTTAAAGCCATCTACAGTTGAAAGGACGTCTGATGTGGTTTTTCCAATATGTCCGAGAACAGCCAGGAAAAGCAGAAAAGCTTCTGGGTCTTTCCTTCGAGAAAAGAACGGCTCTTCAAGTTATGTTGTAATTGATCCAGATAGCCATTGTGACTTggtgtttgttaaaaaaacaataaccgAATGCCAGCCTCCATCTCGCAATCGGCTACATCCACGACAAAATGCTCGGAAGAGCACAAGGGGGCACAAGTATGTTGAGGAGTACTTGGAGCTAAAAACCGTCCGTACGTTAGCACCTAAATCTGTCAGTGATGCTTGTCTGGCTCGGATACCAGATGTGCATAGCTCAGTCGCTCCGAGGCAGTCCTTTTCCAAGCCTGTGAGTGTTCCTCTCATGAGTGCGCCATTCACAGGTGATTGCGTGAAAGATGTTGTTCAGAAATTATCAACAGACCAGATGATCGACAATGAAATGCAAGGGGATGTTGTAAAAGTAACAAGTCAAGGTTTGATTGTTGAAACCAGCCAGACAGGTAAAACTGAGAGTCATGACCAAATTCCACATGAACCTGCAAGTGAACAGATGGAGTTAAGTGTGCAACAAGATGTAATGATAGAGGATGTCAGTTGTGCTCCCTATACAGTTCAAACATGCAACATGGACAAAGACATGACGGAAGTCAAAAATTCATCGGTGGAATCGGTGGAACTGGTACGGACAGTAGAGTGTGATTCCCAAATTGATCATTCGTTAAAACAACTAATATGTGGTTCGGAAAGTGAGTGTCAGGATAAATCTGTGGACTTGCCATTGCTAAGCTCAGTATCACCTAATACAACCAAAGATGACTCTactaatgaattaaatgtagaACCAAGAAAGGAAGATGCAGTGGAAATGGCGACAAATAATGAAGTGGACAAAAGTCTTCAAGAGCAGGTTCCACGTGACATTGAAGAAAATCATGAAACAGTGAATTGTTTTAATGTACCAGATGAGAATCAAGGGGATTCAGGGGTGTCCGGTGTAAAGGAAGTCTCTACTGTAGAAAAATGTGTGGAGAAGATGGATATGGAGAAGATGAATGTGGCTCCACCAATAAATACCCCAAAAGATTTGCATGCAAAAACGGCGGTGTCCTCAGACAGGTGCTTGCGTAGTAGAGATTCAAAGGGGAGTGTTGATACCACAAAAGACTTCAAGTGTGCTGTTGAACATGTTGACCTGAAGATGACAACACATGCCAATGTAGATAGCCCTGAGCCACATCTGGTAAAACAACCTTTGAAATCAATTGAAACAATTGTGCATCCTGAGGGGGAGCATGATTTAAAACCATCAGACACACTTGAATCGGATTCCAAACCTAGTAGCAGCCATGATGACCATAATCAGGTCAAAACGAGACTGAACCAATCGTCATCTCCAACTGCAGTGGAGAACGATGAGCCTCAAAACCTCCAAAAGAATGGTGAAGAGTTACCTAGCGTTGTCCCACCTGAGGTTGTTCCGGAGGTTTTAGGTATCACCTCCACTAACAAAAGTGAGAAACCACACAAACTGAACAAacaaaacactgaaaaaatgcCACTTAGAAGTCAGAAGTCAGAAATTGAACTTTCTGTAAATAAAGACGTATGTTCACCCATTAAAAAGTCTTCGCCAAGCTCTGAAAGTATGCTTTTAAGAAGTAGAAGTAATACTGAACGACCCCTAAGAAGCGAATTGAACAATCTGATCCCTGCAGATAATTTGAAGAAGCAAGCGCTTGTGCCTTTCAGAAACCGTAGCAGTACCAGTGAACAAGCAACTAAAAGTGATGTAGTTTCTTCGTCTTCCCCGAGTGTCATGCGTATGCCTTTGAGAAACAAGAGTAGCAGTACGATTAAACAGACCAGCGGTTCCCCTGTAAAACGTTTAATCTGTCAACAACCTATCAGTTTACAATCCAGCGAATCTAGTGGGCACATGCCTTTAAGATCAAGTGCAGAACAACTCCCTTCCAACAAATCTGTTGCGGTAGATGCACCAACGAGTCCTGGACGCATGTCACTAAGAAGAGGGAGCATATCCAGTACCGAAAAGCCTTGTGGATCGGCAACACTGCTTAGCAGGACTATATGCCCTCCGAGGCAACCAAAGGCTTCTGTATCCTCGAGTGTTGAACGTAGCCCCTTGAgatcaaaaattaaaattgagaATGCGGAGGCACAAATACAAGATTCTTTCAATCTGTCTGACCAATTGCTGTCTATAGCAGGTATTCAAATGACTGAACCTGTCCTTTGTAGGCCCCCGAAGTTTTTGGAGGCACTTAGAGCGAGAGAACATCAGCAGTTAATTTCTaatttaaatacaaagtttgaCAAAATGCACAAAGGTTGGGTTCAAATGGATAAAGAGGCTCAGCCTGTACCAAAACCAAAAAACAAGGCCGACAGGCTGAAAGAAATCTGGAAAAGCAAACGTAGAATACGCAAGTCGAGACCATCAGAACAACAGAAATTCTCACCTGTGCAAATGCTATTCATGAAGCCCTTTGACCTGCCCAGTATCTGCAGGTGGTTCTTGCAGTCCACTGAAACCCAATCGCTTGTCATTGTTAAAAAGGTCAACACTAGACTTCCTTCTGAAACACAGTTGTGTTTTCACACCTCGACAGCAGGATCGGGGTCCGCTCATGGGATATTTCCCAGTCTGCAGGCCGAACGGCTAAAAAAGCACTTGAAGAAGTTTGCCATTGCGTCACCTGTGAAAAATAACCCCAAGAACCAGAGGCTTATATCAAAAGCTTTAGGTCAGGATATCTCTGTGCTCAGGAGTAAAGAAAAAACGGAACCAAAAACTGCCACACGAATTTCGACGAAGGCACAGAGTCTTGCTGGAGTGACGGCGGCGCAATCCACCGAGAACCTTGGCGCAGTCACAGGCAGTTCGAAAAACCCGGCAAGCGCTAGAATTATCAAAAAATATTCAAACATGCGTGAGAAACTTCAGGTTCAGCAAATCAAGAAACGTAAAGAAAAAACATTCAGAGTTACTCGGTTGAAACCGTCGATAATAACAAAGAAAGCTGCCAAACGAAAATTGCCGACACATAAAGAGTCAAAGTCTGCGATAGTTCAGAGTGTCAAATCCTTGAgcaaaaaagcaaaaacaaacTCTACAGTTAAAGAACGGACTTTGAAAAAAACCCTGAGTCGCAAAAGTGGTACTTCACCAAAGAAGTCGCAGCCACTCGGCAAAGTGACAAAAGCAGAGGCCGAACGTGTCTCGACAAGTGAAAAAGTAAAGGGCAAAACTGGAACTgataaaacaaagcaaacaaAAGCGAGTGGGACTAAAGTTGATGTAAAAAAGTCTGCGCTTCATAGAGGCTCTGATAGTTTAGAAGCACAGTCTCTAGATACTGACATGAAGCCTCTGTCAATGGAAGACCCAGTGTTAACTAGGTCTCAAAGAAAGATGGAATCCACACCTTCGCAGATTGGATCTCCGAAATCCTCTAAAAAGCGAAGCTTGGAACAGTGCGTCACCCCATCCAAACGTACAAGGACCTCAAAGCCATGA